The proteins below are encoded in one region of Streptomyces cyanogenus:
- a CDS encoding heme o synthase, whose amino-acid sequence MSLSGVCVTAVESRPGGVLAGASQSPVHRPFGARVKAFVALTKPRIIELLLITTVPVMFLAQQGVPDLGLVLLTCLGGYLSAGGANALNMYIDRDIDALMDRTSQRPLVTGMVSPRECLAFGITLAVVSTLLFGLTVNWLSAWLSLGALLFYVVVYTMILKRRTSQNIVWGGIAGCMPVLIGWSAVTNSLSWAPLILFMVIFFWTPPHYWPLSMKVKEDYARAGVPMLPVIASNKVVARQIVIYSWVMVAVSLLLTPLGYTGWFYTAVALASGGWWLWEAHALQHRARTEVTGAKLKEMRLFHWSITYVSLLFVAIAVDPFLR is encoded by the coding sequence ATGTCTCTGTCAGGGGTGTGCGTGACGGCCGTCGAATCCCGTCCTGGGGGTGTGCTGGCTGGTGCGAGCCAGAGCCCGGTTCACCGGCCGTTCGGGGCCCGTGTCAAGGCGTTCGTGGCTCTGACCAAGCCGCGGATCATCGAGCTGCTGCTCATCACCACCGTTCCGGTGATGTTCCTGGCGCAGCAGGGCGTGCCCGACCTCGGGCTGGTCCTTCTCACCTGCCTCGGCGGTTATCTGTCCGCGGGCGGCGCCAACGCGCTGAACATGTACATCGACCGGGACATCGACGCCCTGATGGACCGCACCTCGCAGCGGCCCCTGGTGACCGGCATGGTCAGCCCGCGCGAGTGCCTGGCCTTCGGCATCACCCTGGCCGTCGTCTCGACGCTGCTGTTCGGCCTCACCGTCAACTGGCTGAGCGCCTGGCTCTCGCTCGGGGCCCTCCTCTTCTACGTCGTCGTCTACACGATGATCCTCAAGCGGCGTACGTCGCAGAACATCGTGTGGGGCGGCATCGCGGGCTGCATGCCGGTGCTGATCGGCTGGTCGGCCGTGACGAACTCACTCTCCTGGGCGCCGCTCATCCTCTTCATGGTGATCTTCTTCTGGACGCCGCCGCACTACTGGCCGCTGTCCATGAAGGTCAAGGAGGACTACGCGCGCGCGGGCGTGCCGATGCTGCCGGTCATCGCGTCCAACAAGGTCGTCGCCCGGCAGATCGTCATCTACAGCTGGGTGATGGTCGCCGTCTCGCTGCTGCTCACCCCGCTCGGCTACACGGGCTGGTTCTACACGGCCGTGGCCCTCGCCTCGGGCGGCTGGTGGCTGTGGGAGGCGCACGCCCTGCAGCACCGGGCCAGGACCGAGGTCACGGGCGCGAAGCTGAAGGAGATGCGGCTCTTCCACTGGTCCATCACCTATGTGTCCCTGCTGTTCGTGGCGATCGCGGTGGACCCGTTCCTGCGCTGA
- a CDS encoding COX15/CtaA family protein: MVRVLKLNRADAEAALRNPLAFIADRWTPDPRTVRRAALAALVMSVVIVATGGAVRLTGSGLGCPTWPTCTDDSLTTTRAMGFHGVVEFGNRMLTYVLCAAVGWAIIAARSQKPWRRGLTRLGWAQFWVVMGNAVLGGIVVLVGLNPYTVAAHFLLSTALIAIATVMWQRTREGDGAPRPLVGKAVQQLVWFLVAASALLIAVGTVVTGAGPHAGDSSEVERIPIDWETVSKLHAVLAWIVVTLTFALWFVLKAVDAPHGPLARTRELFVVLLAQGVIGYVQYFTHLPEVLVGLHMLGSCLIWIATLRVLLSLRERPEAVLDLPGPSAEVTVGTRA, translated from the coding sequence ATGGTGCGCGTGCTCAAGCTGAACCGCGCCGACGCCGAAGCCGCCCTGCGCAACCCGCTCGCCTTCATCGCCGACCGCTGGACCCCGGATCCCCGGACCGTCCGGCGGGCGGCGCTCGCCGCGCTCGTGATGTCGGTGGTCATCGTCGCCACCGGCGGCGCCGTCCGCCTCACCGGCTCGGGACTCGGCTGCCCGACCTGGCCCACCTGCACCGACGACTCGCTGACCACCACCCGGGCCATGGGCTTCCACGGGGTCGTCGAGTTCGGCAACCGCATGCTGACGTACGTGCTGTGCGCGGCCGTCGGCTGGGCGATCATCGCGGCCCGCTCCCAGAAGCCCTGGCGGCGCGGCCTGACCCGGCTGGGCTGGGCCCAGTTCTGGGTCGTCATGGGCAACGCGGTGCTCGGCGGCATCGTCGTCCTGGTCGGCCTGAACCCGTACACGGTCGCCGCGCACTTCCTGCTCTCCACGGCGCTGATCGCCATCGCGACGGTGATGTGGCAGCGCACCCGGGAGGGCGACGGGGCGCCGCGTCCGCTGGTCGGCAAGGCGGTGCAGCAGCTGGTGTGGTTCCTGGTGGCCGCGTCCGCGCTGCTCATCGCGGTCGGCACGGTGGTGACCGGGGCCGGGCCGCACGCCGGCGACTCCAGCGAGGTGGAGCGCATCCCGATCGACTGGGAGACGGTCTCCAAGCTGCACGCGGTGCTCGCCTGGATCGTGGTGACGCTGACGTTCGCCCTGTGGTTCGTCCTGAAGGCGGTCGACGCCCCGCACGGCCCCCTGGCGCGGACGCGGGAGCTGTTCGTGGTCCTGCTCGCGCAGGGCGTGATCGGCTACGTGCAGTACTTCACGCACCTGCCCGAGGTCCTGGTCGGCCTGCACATGCTCGGCTCGTGCCTGATCTGGATCGCCACCCTGCGCGTGCTGCTCTCGCTGCGCGAGCGCCCGGAGGCCGTCCTGGACCTGCCGGGCCCCTCGGCCGAGGTGACGGTCGGCACACGCGCGTGA
- the tal gene encoding transaldolase, whose amino-acid sequence MTDALKRLSEEGVAIWLDDLSRKRITSGNLAELIDQQHVVGVTTNPTIFQKAISQGDGYDQQLSDLAARKVTVEEAIRMITTADVRDAADILRPVFDATNGQDGRVSIEVDPRLAHNEHATVAEAKQLAWLVDRPNTLIKIPATMAGVPAITEVIGRGISVNVTLIFSLERYRAVMDAYLSGLEKAKERGLDLSKIHSVASFFVSRVDTEIDKRLDSIGTDEAKALRGKAAVANARLAYQAYEEVFSSDRWSALENAGANKQRPLWASTGVKDPAYPDTLYVTELVAPNTVNTMPEATLEATEDHGEITGNTIAGTYEQARADLDALEKLGISYDDVVQVLEDEGVEKFEASWNDLLKSTQAELERLAPSEG is encoded by the coding sequence ATGACAGACGCACTCAAGCGCCTCTCCGAGGAAGGCGTCGCGATCTGGCTGGACGACCTGTCGCGCAAGCGGATCACGTCCGGCAACCTCGCCGAGCTGATCGACCAGCAGCACGTCGTGGGCGTCACCACCAACCCGACGATCTTCCAGAAGGCGATCTCGCAGGGCGACGGCTACGACCAGCAGCTGTCGGACCTCGCCGCCCGCAAGGTCACCGTCGAAGAGGCCATCCGCATGATCACCACGGCGGACGTCCGCGACGCCGCCGACATCCTGCGCCCGGTCTTCGACGCCACGAACGGCCAGGACGGCCGGGTCTCCATCGAGGTCGACCCCCGTCTCGCGCACAACGAGCACGCCACCGTCGCCGAGGCCAAGCAGCTGGCCTGGCTGGTGGACCGCCCGAACACCCTCATCAAGATCCCGGCCACCATGGCGGGCGTCCCGGCGATCACCGAGGTCATCGGCCGCGGCATCAGCGTCAACGTCACGCTGATCTTCTCGCTGGAGCGCTACCGCGCGGTCATGGACGCCTACCTGAGCGGTCTGGAGAAGGCCAAGGAGCGCGGCCTGGACCTGTCCAAGATCCACTCGGTGGCGTCCTTCTTCGTGTCCCGCGTGGACACCGAGATCGACAAGCGCCTGGACTCGATCGGCACCGACGAGGCCAAGGCGCTGCGCGGCAAGGCCGCCGTCGCCAACGCGCGGCTGGCGTACCAGGCGTACGAGGAGGTCTTCTCCTCGGACCGCTGGAGCGCGCTGGAGAACGCGGGCGCCAACAAGCAGCGTCCGCTGTGGGCGTCGACCGGCGTGAAGGACCCGGCGTACCCGGACACCCTGTACGTCACCGAGCTGGTCGCCCCGAACACGGTCAACACCATGCCGGAGGCCACGCTGGAGGCCACCGAGGACCACGGCGAGATCACCGGCAACACCATCGCCGGCACCTACGAGCAGGCGCGCGCCGACCTCGACGCGCTGGAGAAGCTCGGCATCTCCTACGACGACGTCGTGCAGGTGCTGGAGGACGAGGGCGTCGAGAAGTTCGAGGCGTCCTGGAACGACCTGCTCAAGTCGACCCAGGCGGAGCTCGAGCGCCTCGCCCCTTCGGAGGGCTGA
- a CDS encoding nucleotidyltransferase: protein MPTDTLLDAFLRGLAPLRPLALWAHGSLAGGDYQEGRSDLDLIAVLPGPLGPKRAWQVAALHHRLRAAGPLAAKLHCSYLAPATLADPERRHPTWAHNGLLRRPVTPVTRRELLDFGRVLHGEAPGALLPPVPDPQLADFVVRDQRGFWRPAVDRARLWRQDIWVDLGLLTFARATVTLRDGRLITKREALAELPSLGAPPEVVDDIARRRYDTPAPAADDWLTHRARTTRAFLGPAIDALITTYG, encoded by the coding sequence ATGCCGACCGACACGCTGCTCGACGCCTTCCTGCGCGGCCTCGCGCCCTTACGTCCCCTCGCCCTGTGGGCCCACGGCTCCCTGGCCGGCGGCGACTACCAGGAGGGGCGCAGCGACCTGGACCTCATCGCCGTCCTGCCCGGGCCGCTCGGGCCGAAGCGGGCCTGGCAGGTGGCGGCCCTGCACCACCGGCTGCGCGCCGCCGGGCCGCTCGCCGCGAAGCTGCACTGCAGCTATCTGGCCCCGGCCACGCTGGCCGACCCCGAGCGGCGCCACCCGACCTGGGCGCACAACGGGCTGCTGCGCCGCCCTGTCACCCCTGTCACCCGTCGGGAACTGCTCGACTTCGGGCGCGTGCTGCACGGGGAGGCGCCGGGCGCGCTGCTGCCGCCGGTTCCGGACCCGCAGCTCGCCGACTTCGTCGTACGCGACCAGCGCGGCTTCTGGCGGCCGGCGGTGGACAGGGCCCGGCTGTGGCGGCAGGACATCTGGGTCGACCTGGGCCTGCTGACCTTCGCCCGGGCCACCGTGACCCTCCGCGACGGCCGGCTGATCACCAAGCGCGAGGCCCTGGCCGAACTCCCGTCCCTCGGAGCTCCTCCCGAGGTCGTCGACGACATCGCCCGGCGCCGCTACGACACCCCGGCCCCGGCCGCCGACGACTGGCTCACCCACCGCGCCCGGACGACCCGGGCGTTCCTGGGGCCCGCGATCGACGCGTTGATCACCACCTACGGGTGA
- the tkt gene encoding transketolase, producing MSTKPTTTDLEWTELDQRAVDTARVLAADAVQKVGNGHPGTAMSLAPAAYTLFQKVMRHDPADPEWVGRDRFVLSAGHSSLTLYTQLYLAGFGLELDDLKAFRTWGSKTPGHPEYGHTKGVETTTGPLGQGVANAVGMAMAARYERGLFDPEAPAGESPFDHFVYCIAGDGCLQEGISAEASSLAGHQKLGNLILLWDDNHISIEGDTETAVSEDTVKRYEAYGWHVQRVEAKADGDLDPQAIFAAIQEAKKVTDKPSFIAMRSIIAWPAPNAQNTEAAHGSALGEEEVAATKRVLGFDPEQTFEVADEVIAHTRRALERGAEAKAEWEKSLQVWRDANPERAAEFDRIAKGELPTGWEEKLPVFEPGKAVATRAASGKVLQALGAVIPELWGGSADLAGSNNTTIDKDSSFLPEGNPLPEANPYGRTIHFGIREHSMGAELNGITLHGNTRVYGGTFLVFSDYMRNAVRLSALMHLPVTYVWTHDSIGLGEDGPTHQPVEHLASLRAIPGLNIVRPADANETAIAWREILKRWTKEFGKGQPHGLALTRQGVPTYEPNEDAARGGYVLFEAEGGEPQVILIATGSEVHVAVEARERLQAEGVPTRVVSMPSVEWFEQQDQGYRDSVLPPSVRARVAVEAGVGLTWHKYVGDAGRIVSLEHFGASADAKVLFKEFGFTGENVAAKARESLADAQR from the coding sequence GTGAGCACCAAGCCGACCACCACAGACCTTGAGTGGACCGAGCTGGACCAGCGGGCCGTGGACACCGCCCGTGTCCTGGCCGCAGACGCCGTACAGAAGGTCGGCAACGGCCATCCCGGTACGGCGATGAGCCTGGCCCCGGCCGCCTACACCCTCTTCCAGAAGGTGATGCGGCACGACCCGGCCGACCCCGAGTGGGTGGGGCGCGACCGCTTCGTGCTGTCCGCCGGCCACTCGTCCCTGACCCTCTACACCCAGCTCTACCTGGCCGGTTTCGGCCTGGAGCTGGACGACCTGAAGGCGTTCCGCACGTGGGGTTCGAAGACCCCGGGTCACCCGGAGTACGGGCACACCAAGGGTGTCGAGACCACCACGGGCCCGCTGGGCCAGGGTGTGGCCAACGCGGTGGGCATGGCGATGGCCGCCCGCTACGAGCGCGGTCTGTTCGACCCGGAGGCCCCGGCCGGCGAGTCGCCCTTCGACCACTTCGTCTACTGCATCGCCGGTGACGGCTGCCTCCAGGAGGGCATCTCCGCCGAGGCGTCCTCGCTGGCCGGCCACCAGAAGCTGGGCAACCTGATCCTGCTGTGGGACGACAACCACATCTCGATCGAGGGCGACACCGAGACGGCCGTCTCCGAGGACACCGTCAAGCGGTACGAGGCCTACGGCTGGCACGTGCAGCGGGTGGAGGCCAAGGCCGACGGCGACCTGGATCCGCAGGCGATCTTCGCCGCGATCCAGGAGGCGAAGAAGGTCACGGACAAGCCGTCCTTCATCGCGATGCGCTCGATCATCGCCTGGCCGGCCCCGAACGCGCAGAACACCGAGGCCGCGCACGGCTCGGCGCTGGGCGAGGAGGAGGTCGCGGCCACCAAGCGCGTCCTCGGCTTCGACCCGGAGCAGACCTTCGAGGTCGCCGACGAGGTCATCGCGCACACCCGCAGGGCGCTGGAGCGGGGTGCCGAGGCGAAGGCCGAGTGGGAGAAGTCCCTCCAGGTGTGGCGGGACGCCAACCCCGAGCGGGCCGCCGAGTTCGACCGGATCGCCAAGGGCGAGCTGCCCACCGGCTGGGAGGAGAAGCTCCCGGTCTTCGAGCCCGGCAAGGCCGTCGCGACGCGTGCGGCGTCCGGCAAGGTGCTGCAGGCGCTCGGCGCGGTGATCCCCGAGCTGTGGGGCGGCTCCGCCGACCTCGCCGGCTCGAACAACACCACGATCGACAAGGACAGCTCGTTCCTGCCCGAGGGCAACCCGCTGCCGGAGGCCAACCCGTACGGCCGCACGATCCACTTCGGTATCCGCGAGCACTCCATGGGCGCGGAGCTGAACGGCATCACCCTGCACGGCAACACGCGTGTCTACGGCGGCACCTTCCTCGTCTTCTCCGACTACATGCGCAACGCCGTGCGCCTGTCGGCCCTGATGCACCTGCCGGTGACGTACGTGTGGACGCACGACTCCATCGGCCTCGGCGAGGACGGCCCCACCCACCAGCCGGTCGAGCACCTGGCCTCGCTGCGCGCCATCCCGGGCCTGAACATCGTGCGTCCGGCGGACGCCAACGAGACCGCGATCGCCTGGCGCGAGATCCTCAAGCGCTGGACCAAGGAGTTCGGCAAGGGCCAGCCGCACGGCCTCGCGCTCACCCGCCAGGGCGTGCCGACGTACGAGCCGAACGAGGACGCCGCTCGTGGCGGCTACGTCCTGTTCGAGGCCGAGGGCGGCGAGCCGCAGGTGATCCTGATCGCCACCGGTTCCGAGGTGCACGTGGCCGTCGAGGCCCGTGAGCGGCTCCAGGCCGAGGGCGTCCCGACACGGGTCGTGTCCATGCCCTCGGTGGAGTGGTTCGAGCAGCAGGACCAGGGGTACCGGGACTCCGTACTGCCGCCGTCCGTCAGGGCCCGGGTCGCCGTGGAGGCGGGCGTCGGCCTGACGTGGCACAAGTACGTGGGGGACGCCGGCCGCATCGTTTCGCTGGAGCACTTCGGTGCTTCCGCCGATGCCAAGGTCCTCTTCAAGGAGTTCGGCTTCACCGGGGAGAACGTGGCCGCGAAGGCGCGGGAATCCCTCGCCGACGCCCAGCGCTGA
- a CDS encoding ABC transporter permease: MIAAQAALETRMLLRNGEQLLLTVVIPTLLLVLFSSVDIVDTGKGEAVDFLAPGVLALAVMSTAFTGQAIATGFERRYGVLKRLASSPLPRWGLMTAKTVSVLVTEVLQVVLLTVIAFALGWSPHGNPVAVLLLLLLGTAAFSGLGLLMAGTLKAEATLAAANLAFLLLLVGGGVVVPLEKFGSTGQQVLGLLPISALSDGLRDVLQHGAGTPWGDLGILAVWAVAGLAAAGRFFRWE; encoded by the coding sequence ATGATCGCGGCGCAGGCGGCGCTGGAGACCAGGATGCTGCTGCGCAACGGCGAGCAGCTGCTGCTGACGGTCGTCATCCCGACCCTGCTGCTGGTCCTCTTCAGCTCGGTCGACATCGTGGACACCGGCAAGGGCGAGGCCGTCGACTTCCTGGCCCCCGGCGTCCTGGCGCTGGCCGTGATGTCGACGGCGTTCACCGGCCAGGCCATCGCCACCGGCTTCGAGCGCCGCTACGGCGTGCTGAAGCGGCTCGCCTCCTCGCCGCTGCCCCGCTGGGGCCTGATGACCGCCAAGACGGTCTCCGTGCTGGTCACGGAGGTCCTCCAGGTCGTCCTGCTGACCGTCATCGCCTTCGCCCTGGGCTGGTCCCCGCACGGCAACCCGGTGGCCGTCCTGCTTCTGCTGCTCCTCGGCACGGCCGCCTTCTCCGGGCTCGGCCTGCTGATGGCGGGCACGCTCAAGGCCGAGGCCACGCTGGCCGCCGCCAACCTGGCGTTCCTGCTCCTCCTCGTGGGCGGCGGGGTCGTCGTGCCGCTGGAGAAGTTCGGCTCTACGGGGCAGCAGGTGCTCGGGCTGCTGCCGATCTCCGCCCTGTCCGACGGCCTGCGGGACGTGCTCCAGCACGGCGCCGGCACGCCCTGGGGCGACCTGGGGATCCTCGCCGTCTGGGCGGTGGCCGGGCTGGCCGCTGCCGGAAGGTTCTTCCGCTGGGAGTGA
- a CDS encoding ABC transporter ATP-binding protein gives MRSEPAHPSPDHAPARRRFAAHPLIEVRALVKRYGTKTAVDGLDLVAEAGVTAVLGPNGAGKTTTVETCEGYRKPDSGTVRVLGLDPVRDSAELRPRIGVMLQSGGVYSGARADEMLRHVAKLHAHPLDVDALIERLGLGSCGRTSYRRLSGGQQQRLALAMAVVGRPELVFLDEPTAGLDPQARRATWDLVRDLRADGVSVILTTHHMDEAEQLADDVAIIDGGRVIAQGSPEELCKGGAENTLRFTGRPGLDVGSLLKALPADCTAAELTPGSYRVVGKVDPQLLATVTSWCAQHGVMPDRISVERHTLEDVFLELTGKELRS, from the coding sequence ATGCGAAGTGAGCCCGCCCATCCGTCTCCCGACCACGCCCCCGCACGGAGACGCTTCGCGGCGCACCCGCTCATCGAGGTCCGGGCCCTGGTGAAGCGGTACGGCACGAAGACCGCGGTGGACGGCCTCGACCTGGTGGCCGAGGCGGGCGTGACCGCCGTGCTCGGCCCCAACGGGGCGGGGAAGACGACCACGGTCGAGACCTGCGAGGGGTACCGGAAGCCGGATTCCGGCACCGTGCGCGTCCTGGGTCTCGACCCCGTCCGGGACTCCGCCGAGCTGCGGCCCCGCATCGGCGTGATGCTCCAGTCCGGCGGTGTCTACTCGGGTGCCCGCGCCGACGAGATGCTCCGGCACGTCGCGAAGCTGCACGCGCACCCGCTGGACGTCGACGCCCTCATCGAACGCCTCGGCCTCGGCTCCTGCGGCCGGACCAGCTACCGCCGGCTCTCCGGCGGCCAGCAGCAGCGGCTGGCGCTCGCCATGGCCGTCGTGGGCCGTCCCGAACTGGTCTTCCTGGACGAGCCGACCGCCGGCCTGGACCCGCAGGCCCGCCGCGCCACCTGGGACCTGGTCCGGGACCTGCGCGCCGACGGCGTCTCGGTGATCCTCACCACGCACCACATGGACGAGGCCGAGCAGCTCGCCGACGACGTCGCGATCATCGACGGCGGCCGGGTCATCGCCCAGGGCTCCCCGGAGGAGCTGTGCAAGGGCGGCGCCGAGAACACCCTGCGCTTCACCGGCCGGCCCGGGCTCGACGTCGGCTCCCTGCTCAAGGCGCTCCCGGCCGACTGCACGGCCGCCGAGCTGACCCCGGGCTCCTACCGGGTCGTCGGCAAGGTCGACCCCCAGCTGCTGGCCACGGTCACCTCCTGGTGCGCGCAGCACGGGGTGATGCCGGACCGGATCTCGGTGGAGCGGCACACCTTGGAGGACGTCTTCCTGGAGCTGACCGGCAAGGAGCTGCGCTCGTGA
- the zwf gene encoding glucose-6-phosphate dehydrogenase has translation MSPVSGSGANPLRDPADRRLPRIAGPSGLVIFGVTGDLSRKKLMPAVYDLANRGLLPPGFSLVGFARRDWEHEDFAEVVHDAVKEHSRTPFREEVWQQLLQGMRFVQGTFDDDEAFERLRATIEELDKAQGTGGNFAFYLSVPPRSFPVVIQQLKKHGLADQTGGSWRRAVIEKPFGHDLASAEELNKVVHEVFEPEQVFRIDHYLGKETVQNILALRFANTMFEPIWNRSFVDHVQITMAEDIGIGGRAGYYDGIGAARDVIQNHLLQLMALTAMEEPASFDADALAAEKEKVLGAVRLPKDLGANTVRGQYAAGWQGGQKVIGYLEEEGIDAKSKTDTYAAVKLEIDNRRWAGVPFYLRTGKRLGRRVTEIAVVFQRAPHSPFDTTATEELGQNAIVIRVQPDEGVTVRFGSKVPGTSMEIRDVSMDFAYGESFTESSPEAYERLILDVLLGDANLFPRTEEVELSWKILDPIEEYWDKHGRPAQYKSGTWGPVEADEMLARDGRSWRRP, from the coding sequence TTGTCACCCGTTTCCGGTTCCGGAGCGAACCCGCTTCGTGACCCGGCCGACCGACGGCTCCCGCGCATCGCGGGGCCGTCGGGCCTGGTCATCTTCGGCGTCACGGGCGACCTGTCGCGCAAGAAGCTGATGCCCGCGGTGTACGACCTCGCCAACCGGGGTCTGCTGCCGCCGGGCTTCTCACTGGTGGGCTTCGCCCGCCGCGACTGGGAGCACGAGGACTTCGCCGAGGTCGTCCACGACGCGGTCAAGGAGCACTCGCGCACTCCCTTCCGCGAGGAGGTCTGGCAGCAGCTCCTCCAGGGGATGCGCTTCGTGCAGGGCACCTTCGACGACGACGAGGCGTTCGAGCGGCTGCGCGCCACCATCGAGGAGCTGGACAAGGCACAGGGCACGGGCGGGAACTTCGCCTTCTACCTGTCGGTGCCGCCCCGCTCCTTCCCGGTGGTCATCCAGCAGCTGAAGAAGCACGGTCTGGCCGACCAGACCGGTGGTTCCTGGCGGCGCGCGGTCATCGAGAAGCCGTTCGGGCACGACCTGGCGTCGGCCGAGGAGCTGAACAAGGTCGTGCACGAGGTGTTCGAGCCGGAACAGGTCTTCCGGATCGACCACTACCTCGGCAAGGAGACCGTCCAGAACATCCTGGCACTGCGCTTCGCCAACACGATGTTCGAGCCGATCTGGAACCGGTCCTTCGTGGACCACGTGCAGATCACGATGGCCGAGGACATCGGCATCGGCGGCCGGGCCGGCTACTACGACGGCATCGGCGCCGCCCGTGACGTCATCCAGAACCACCTGCTCCAGCTCATGGCCCTCACGGCCATGGAGGAGCCCGCCTCCTTCGACGCGGACGCGCTGGCCGCGGAGAAGGAGAAGGTGCTCGGCGCCGTCCGGCTGCCGAAGGACCTGGGCGCCAACACCGTGCGCGGGCAGTACGCGGCGGGCTGGCAGGGCGGCCAGAAGGTCATCGGCTACCTCGAAGAGGAGGGCATCGACGCCAAGTCGAAGACCGACACCTACGCCGCGGTCAAGCTGGAGATCGACAACCGCCGCTGGGCGGGCGTCCCCTTCTACCTGCGCACCGGCAAGCGCCTCGGCCGCCGGGTCACCGAGATCGCGGTCGTCTTCCAGCGGGCCCCGCACTCCCCCTTCGACACCACGGCGACGGAGGAGCTGGGCCAGAACGCGATCGTCATCCGCGTCCAGCCGGACGAGGGCGTCACGGTCCGCTTCGGTTCCAAGGTGCCGGGCACCTCGATGGAGATCCGGGACGTCTCCATGGACTTCGCCTACGGCGAGTCGTTCACGGAGTCCAGCCCGGAGGCGTACGAGCGGCTCATCCTGGACGTGCTGCTCGGCGACGCCAACCTCTTCCCGCGCACGGAGGAGGTCGAGCTGTCCTGGAAGATCCTCGACCCGATCGAGGAGTACTGGGACAAGCACGGCAGGCCCGCGCAGTACAAGTCGGGCACCTGGGGTCCCGTGGAGGCGGACGAGATGCTCGCACGAGACGGACGGAGCTGGCGGCGGCCATGA
- a CDS encoding amidohydrolase family protein, translating to MIETPSLVDQYCHGVLRTELGLGTFEAQLARTEGPPAPGTTLFDTQTGFAVRRWCPPLLGLEPHCLPARYLARRRELGALEAGRRLLRGSGITTYLVDSGLPGDLTGPAELATAAAARAHEIIRLEPLAEQVADTSGTVESFLANLAESVHGAAATAVAFTSVAGVRHGLALAPEPPGPGEVRGAAGRWLAGRRVGGPLTDAVLLRHLLWIAIASGLPLQLHAGLGEPGSRIDRTDPVLLADFVRATAGLGTDLVLLHGYPYHRHAAHLAGVFPHVYADSGAALVRTGARAATVLAEILELAPFGKILFSTGARGLPELHVVGARLFREALGRVLGGWVAEGAWCLEDAQRVARMIAADNARRVYGLE from the coding sequence ATGATCGAAACGCCGTCCCTCGTGGACCAGTACTGCCACGGCGTACTGCGGACGGAACTGGGCCTCGGCACCTTCGAGGCCCAGCTGGCCCGCACCGAGGGGCCACCGGCCCCGGGCACCACCCTCTTCGACACCCAGACCGGTTTCGCGGTACGGCGCTGGTGCCCGCCCCTGCTCGGCCTCGAACCGCACTGCCTGCCCGCCCGCTATCTGGCCCGGCGTCGGGAACTGGGCGCCCTGGAGGCGGGCCGCCGGCTGCTGCGCGGCAGCGGCATCACGACGTACCTGGTCGACTCGGGCCTGCCCGGCGACCTCACCGGTCCCGCCGAGCTGGCCACCGCCGCGGCGGCCCGGGCCCACGAGATCATCCGGCTGGAGCCGCTCGCCGAGCAGGTCGCCGACACCTCCGGCACCGTGGAGTCCTTCCTGGCCAACCTCGCCGAGTCGGTGCACGGGGCCGCGGCGACCGCCGTCGCCTTCACCTCCGTCGCGGGCGTGCGCCACGGCCTGGCCCTCGCGCCCGAGCCGCCGGGACCCGGGGAGGTACGGGGCGCGGCGGGCCGCTGGCTGGCCGGGCGGCGGGTCGGCGGCCCGCTCACGGACGCCGTACTGCTGCGCCACCTGCTGTGGATCGCGATCGCCTCGGGGCTGCCCCTGCAACTGCACGCGGGCCTCGGCGAGCCCGGCTCGCGCATCGACCGCACGGACCCGGTGCTGCTCGCGGACTTCGTCCGGGCCACCGCCGGCCTGGGCACCGACCTCGTCCTGCTGCACGGCTATCCGTACCACCGCCACGCCGCGCACCTGGCCGGGGTCTTCCCGCACGTCTACGCCGACTCGGGCGCCGCGCTCGTGCGCACCGGCGCCCGGGCGGCCACGGTCCTCGCCGAGATCCTGGAGCTGGCCCCCTTCGGCAAGATCCTCTTCTCCACCGGCGCCCGGGGCCTGCCGGAGCTGCACGTCGTCGGCGCCCGCCTGTTCCGGGAGGCCCTGGGCCGGGTGCTGGGCGGCTGGGTCGCGGAGGGCGCCTGGTGCCTGGAGGACGCCCAGCGGGTGGCCCGGATGATCGCGGCGGACAACGCGCGCCGGGTGTACGGACTGGAGTGA